In one window of Tenrec ecaudatus isolate mTenEca1 chromosome 3, mTenEca1.hap1, whole genome shotgun sequence DNA:
- the DDIT4L gene encoding DNA damage-inducible transcript 4-like protein, translating into MVATGSLSSKNSASISEASDPGFHPGSLLSDFDYWDYVVPEPNLSEVIFEETTCQSLVKMLENCLSKSKQTKLGCSKVLVPEKLTQRIAQDVLRLSSTEPCGLRGCVLHVNLEIENVCKKLDRIVCDSSVVPTFELTLVFKQENCSWTSFGDFFFRRARFSSGLRRTLILSSGFRLVKKRLYSLIGTTVIEEC; encoded by the exons ATGGTTGCGACTGGCAGTTTGAGCAGTAAGAACTCGGCTAGCATTTCCGAGGCGTCGGACCCGGGCTTCCATCCAGGGAGCCTGCTAAGTG ATTTTGACTACTGGGATTATGTTGTTCCTGAACCCAATCTCAGTGAGGTGATATTTGAGGAGACAACTTGCCAGAGTTTGGTTAAGATGCTGGAAAACTGTCTGTCCAAATCAAAGCAGACCAAACTTGGGTGCTCAAAGGTCCTTGTCCCCGAGAAACTGACCCAGAGAATTGCTCAAGATGTCCTGCGGCTTTCCTCCACGGAGCCCTGTGGCCTGCGAGGTTGTGTTTTGCACGTGAACTTGGAGATTGAAAATGTATGTAAAAAGCTGGATAGGATTGTGTGTGATTCTAGCGTGGTGCCAACTTTTGAGCTAACCCTGGTGTTTAAGCAAGAAAACTGCTCATGGACCAGCTTCGGGGACTTTTTCTTTAGGAGAGCGCGCTTCTCGTCTGGCCTCAGGAGAACTCTGATCCTCAGCTCAGGATTTCGACTTGTTAAGAAAAGGCTTTACTCATTGATTGGAACAACAGTCATTGAAGAGTGTTAA